From Acropora muricata isolate sample 2 chromosome 14, ASM3666990v1, whole genome shotgun sequence, one genomic window encodes:
- the LOC136898205 gene encoding uncharacterized protein isoform X2, which produces MEFNWIILLLISTLKFSSQDVIDHRGKEFIVSFVSLPLSFEKYQGKNSLYISSFENTTVEVYSPFLSPKLQHYTVFPKDIREIVFRGNQRMQAYTGKANKGIRLKADKEISMYGVTTANGVGEAFLVFPVDVLDTYYIVPTFHPISSSIVQVTAAENNTEVIFRLKLARNGQVYYGSVKYQDGDVINVTLNALEVFQVLGVSSLEGTMVTSSKPIAIFSGNDCTWVPYPSQTCNQLVEQIPPVRIWGQQFITSPTPNSMGGDLFHIIASSNNTDVYVDRSHVTLLQEGFSHELKALWNQSVVISTSKPSLVVQYTKATGKTRSPAMSVVPPTEWSANDFSVYVEGSGSGGFNEGGFVNVIINTSLRKGLRVQGPLKDVPMNWNTVPGGFSRVSLNLSRSGLYHVFHKNPLANFTSVVFLKRSQSKNEYRSSFPIGFKFDFGVKTGCSETETRGGDNIDNDCDGRTDEELANGKDDDGDGRVDEDLLTPPIEVTMPKNFVSPPLLACSKSFDVAYPSKPGFSPVVRMSATQGVCAMRGNITIMHKDKTVNEYSDSQCIREIERTWTIQDACQNEIVRSQLINIFTPRNHTLQMPRNMTLICRSAKYLKQFYTGEVSQGVTRPCKGQVNITFMRERFIGNCTSALAKLERTWKVEEICRRSRMVTQIITLEPRAPRTTNYEVTFRVTNREFNVELTDRTSAKFRSLSAELEQEMDTTLRTSSVGNSILEIEVLSFSNGSINVAVLIKMDMKTTINQQQLLQSIKGRMAEGVLGKFQIDYSSIAIQDFDECQSPDLNKCHEKAFCTNTPGAYNCTCLKGYFGDGELVCHAPPFIWDSGQPISSGVEENVTLRCHARGYPKPTFFWITPEGGFVNATKSIYEFEIFDDDSKRVRGKMLQNDGSLLLFNTRVYDSGVYKCVAVNVAGKSEGSVNVTVTEDIVEVVVAITLEEEVFDAELENKSSARYQEMKENVEFELTKLFQDIEGFERVEILGFVNGSVKVRFRVIVKVDKTKEKEPSVIVQKVGKTLSVSVKEGKLGDYKVKPVVEFKEVPPPPKNVKYSDVTERDAMITWSHPELYNMYAINGYSLQFKKFGSQKWSEFVFTLGEDHRITDLEQDTPYFVRLKSENEFGRGLPSEGLELRTRKASTGMSGSAIALATVLPLLSLIILGLAAVLVYRRWKKRKERMNATDDRLPMNPITPGNQQQFVTNEHFVQFSQDRYAPIPGVSPNEASTAIKAASFSWREIPPHQLTLGKILGEGEFGMVLKGELAEEDGSIVTCAVKKLKRSATESDFKDLLNELEIMCSVGKHPNLVNLIGACSANGPLMILVEFAEHGNLLSYLRENRKQNYENMNEYTLEISAAERLKIACDVCDGMSHLAAMKCAHRDLAARNILLAEGMVAKVSDFGLSRDIYTDNVYEKKTAGKLPAKWMAMESLEQGIYTSRSDVWSFGVLLWEIETGGCAPYAGMVVSELMEKLKSGSRLDKPRYCTDSLYAVMLRCWKANPQERATFDEMSEELHQMYQQTTEYLGPEEFKIEPDYVNTSVEDASSA; this is translated from the exons atgtTATTGACCACAGAGGAAAAgaatttattgttagttttgtgTCCTTACCTTTGTCCTTTGAGAAATACCAAGGAAAGAATAGCTTGTATATTTCGTCCTTTGAGAACACTACCGTTGAGGTCTACAGTCCATTTCTCAGCCCAAAGCTACAACACTACACTGTATTTCCTAAGGACATTCGAGAAATTGTATTCCGTGGGAATCAACGCATGCAAGCTTATACTGGCAAGGCGAACAAGGGAATTCGCCTCAAGGCCGACAAAGAGATAAGCATGTACGGAGTAACAACTGCAAACGGTGTAGGCGAAGCGTTTCTTGTGTTTCCTGTGGATGTCCTTGATACGTACTATATCGTGCCTACTTTTCATCCAATATCCTCTTCCATTGTTCAAGTCACAGCCGCAGAAAACAACACTGAAGTCATATTCCGGCTTAAACTTGCCAGAAATGGTCAAGTTTATTATGGAAGTGTAAAATATCAAGACGGAGATGTTATAAATGTCACCCTTAATGCGCTGGAGGTGTTTCAAGTGTTAGGTGTATCAAGTCTTGAGGGTACTATGGTGACTTCATCTAAACCTATAGCTATATTCTCCGGGAATGACTGCACTTGGGTTCCTTACCCTTCTCAGACGTGCAATCAGCTTGTAGAGCAAATACCCCCTGTTCGAATCTGGGGTCAGCAATTTATAACCAGCCCGACGCCAAACAGCATGGGCGGCGACCTTTTTCACATCATAGCCTCCAGTAACAACACAGATGTTTACGTAGATAGAAGTCATGTTACATTACTTCAGGAAGGCTTTAGCCATGAGCTCAAAGCGCTTTGGAATCAGTCTGTGGTGATTTCCACGAGTAAGCCGAGTCTCGTAGTCCAGTATACCAAGGCTACAGGAAAAACTAGGAGCCCTGCAATGTCTGTTGTTCCGCCGACGGAATGGTCAGCTAATGACTTTTCCGTTTATGTGGAAGGAAGTGGCTCAGGAGGTTTTAACGAGGGAGGCTTTGTGAATGTTATCATTAACACTTCCTTGCGAAAAGGTCTTCGCGTGCAGGGACCTCTGAAAGATGTCCCTATGAACTGGAATACAGTTCCCGGAGGTTTCTCTCGAGTTTCTTTGAATTTAAGCCGCAGTGGTTTGTACCATGTTTTTCATAAAAATCCGCTTGCGAATTTTACGTCGGTTGTGTTCCTTAAAAGATCACAAAGTAAAAACGAATACAGATCTTCCTTTCCGATTGGTTTCAAATTCGACTTTGGCGTAAAAACAGGTTGCTCAGAGACAGAAACACGTGGAGGCGACAACATAGACAATGATTGTGATGGGAGAACAGACGAAGAACTAGCCAATGGCAAAGATGATGATGGAGACGGGCGTGTGGATGAGGATTTATTGACGCCGCCAATAGAAGTTACTATGCCAAAGAACTTTGTCTCTCCACCTTTGCTCGCGTGTAGCAAATCATTCGATGTAGCTTATCCATCGAAACCGGGTTTTTCTCCAGTGGTAAGAATGAGCGCAACGCAAGGTGTATGCGCTATGCGGGGTAATATAACTATTATGCATAAGGATAAGACTGTTAACGAATACTCTGATTCTCAGTGTATACGTGAAATTGAACGCACCTGGACGATACAAGATGCCTGTCAGAATGAAATAGTTCGCAGCCAGCTAATCAATATCTTTACTCCCAGGAATCACACTCTTCAAATGCCAAGAAATATGACTCTCATTTGTAGAAGTGCGAAATATCTTAAACAATTTTATACCGGCGAGGTTTCTCAGGGCGTTACCAGACCATGTAAAGGTCAAGTCAACATAACATTTATGCGTGAAAGATTTATTGGAAATTGTACCAGTGCCCTGGCGAAGCTGGAGCGCACGTGGAAGGTGGAAGAAATTTGTCGTAGGAGTAGAATGGTTACtcaaattatcactttggaaCCCAGAG CCCCACGAACCACTAATTATGAGGTGACGTTTCGCGTGACAAACAGGGAATTCAACGTAGAGCTTACAGACAGAACATCCGCAAAGTTTAGATCACTCTCCGCTGAGCTGGAACAGGAG ATGGATACAACATTAAGAACTTCATCCGTTGGAAATTCTATCTTAGAAATTGAGGTCCTATCATTTAG CAATGGAAGCATCAATGTTGCAGTTTTGATAAAGATGGATATGAAAACCACTATCAACCAGCAGCAACTTCTTCAAAGCATTAAGGGACGCATGGCGGAAGGGGTTTTGGGAAAATTCCAAATAGACTACTCGTCCATTGCAATACAAG ATTTTGATGAATGTCAGTCGCCGGATCTCAACAAATGCCACGAGAAAGCTTTTTGTACCAACACTCCTGGAGCCTACAACTGTACCTGCCTGAAGGGCTATTTTGGTGATGGAGAACTAGTTTGTCACG CTCCGCCCTTCATTTGGGACAGTGGCCAACCGATTTCATCAGGCGTAGAGGAAAATGTGACACTTCGCTGCCACGCCAGAGGCTATCCAAAGCCAACCTTTTTCTGGATAACACCAGAAGGTGGTTTTGTAAATGCCACAAAATCAATTTATGAATTCGAAATTTTTGATGATGATAGCAAACGAGTAAGAGGCAAGATGCTTCAGAACGACGGCTCTTTACTGCTGTTCAACACTCGTGTTTATGATAGTGGAGTTTACAAGTGCGTTGCTGTCAACGTGGCTGGAAAGAGTGAAGGCTCTGTTAATGTAACAGTTACTGAAG ACATCGTGGAAGTTGTTGTGGCCATTACTCTCGAGGAGGAAGTCTTCGACGCAGAATTGGAAAACAAGTCGTCAGCCAGGTACCAGGAAATGAAGGAAAACGTTGAATTTGAG ctgACGAAATTGTTCCAGGACATTGAAGGGTTCGAAAGAGTTGAAATTCTCGGATTTGT AAACGGCAGCGTAAAAGTTCGTTTTCGAGTTATTGTAAAAGTAGACAAAACTAAAGAGAAAGAGCCATCAGTGATTGTTCAGAAAGTTGGCAAAACTCTCAGTGTAAGCGTGAAGGAGGGAAAATTGGGCGACTACAAAGTGAAGCCTGTTGTTGAGTTCAAAG AGGTTCCTCCTCCGCCAAAGAATGTTAAATATAGTGACGTTACAGAAAGGGACGCCATGATCACGTGGTCGCATCCCGAATTGTACAATATGTATGCCATTAACGGTTATTCACTACAATTCAAAAAGTTTGGTTCACAAAAATGGTCCGAGTTTGTTTTTACTCTGGGAGAAGATCACAGGATTACCGATTTGGAGCAGGACACGCCATATTTCGTGCGTCTGAAATCAGAAAATGAGTTTGGAAGAGGACTTCCTAGTGAGGGTTTAGAGTTGCGCACGAGAAAAG cttCAACAGGAATGAGTGGTTCAGCAATTGCCTTGGCTACTGTTCTTCCTCTGCTATCGCTGATTATTCTGGGACTAGCTGCAGTCCTGGTATACAGAAGAtggaaaaagagaaaggaaaggaTGAATGCTACAGATGATAGGCTACCCATGAATCCAATCACGCCGGGAAAT cagcaacaatttgTCACAAACGAACACTTTGTGCAATTCTCCCAAGACCGCTATGCTCCAATTCCCGGCGTGTCGCCAAACGAAGCAAGCACTGCCATTAAGGCAGCTTCGTTCTCATGGCGTGAAATTCCACCTCATCAGCTGACTTTGGGTAAAATTCTTGGAGAAGGAGAATTTGGAATGGTCTTGAAGGGAGAGCTGGCCGAAGAAGATGGCTCCATTGTAACGTGCGCCGTGAAAAAGCTGAAAC GTTCTGCTACTGAAAGCGACTTTAAAGATTTGCTGAACGAGCTGGAGATAATGTGCTCAGTGGGGAAACATCCCAACCTTGTGAACCTGATTGGTGCATGCTCAGCTAATG GACCTTTGATGATTCTGGTTGAATTCGCTGAACACGGTAACCTTCTTTCTTATCTGCGTGAAAACAGAAAGCAGAATTATGAAAACATGAATGAATACACTCTTGAAATCAGTGCAGCGGAAAGACTGAAGATAGCATGCGATGTCTGCGATGGAATGAGTCATCTCGCTGCAATGAAG tgcGCTCATCGGGATTTGGCTGCGAGGAACATTCTTCTCGCGGAAGGAATGGTGGCAAAAGTGTCTGATTTTGGCCTTTCGCGGGATATTTACACCGACAATGTGTACGAGAAGAAGACCGCG GGTAAGCTTCCAGCAAAATGGATGGCCATGGAATCCCTTGAACAAGGCATTTACACAAGCCGAAGTGACGT GTGGTCTTTCGGTGTCCTTCTTTGGGAAATCGAAACTGGCG GCTGTGCCCCATATGCGGGAATGGTTGTCAGCGAATTGATGGAGAAACTGAAATCTGGGAGTCGATTGGACAAGCCACGATACTGTACAGATTCGCT GTATGCCGTCATGCTCCGTTGCTGGAAAGCCAATCCTCAGGAGAGAGCGACTTTTGACGAAATGAGCGAAGAACTCCACCAAATGTACCAACAAACAACC GAATATTTGGGGCCTGAAGAATTCAAAATTGAACCAGATTACGTGAACACTTCCGTGGAAGATGCGTCTAGTGCTTAG
- the LOC136898205 gene encoding uncharacterized protein isoform X1, which yields MEFNWIILLLISTLKFSSQDVIDHRGKEFIVSFVSLPLSFEKYQGKNSLYISSFENTTVEVYSPFLSPKLQHYTVFPKDIREIVFRGNQRMQAYTGKANKGIRLKADKEISMYGVTTANGVGEAFLVFPVDVLDTYYIVPTFHPISSSIVQVTAAENNTEVIFRLKLARNGQVYYGSVKYQDGDVINVTLNALEVFQVLGVSSLEGTMVTSSKPIAIFSGNDCTWVPYPSQTCNQLVEQIPPVRIWGQQFITSPTPNSMGGDLFHIIASSNNTDVYVDRSHVTLLQEGFSHELKALWNQSVVISTSKPSLVVQYTKATGKTRSPAMSVVPPTEWSANDFSVYVEGSGSGGFNEGGFVNVIINTSLRKGLRVQGPLKDVPMNWNTVPGGFSRVSLNLSRSGLYHVFHKNPLANFTSVVFLKRSQSKNEYRSSFPIGFKFDFGVKTGCSETETRGGDNIDNDCDGRTDEELANGKDDDGDGRVDEDLLTPPIEVTMPKNFVSPPLLACSKSFDVAYPSKPGFSPVVRMSATQGVCAMRGNITIMHKDKTVNEYSDSQCIREIERTWTIQDACQNEIVRSQLINIFTPRNHTLQMPRNMTLICRSAKYLKQFYTGEVSQGVTRPCKGQVNITFMRERFIGNCTSALAKLERTWKVEEICRRSRMVTQIITLEPRAPRTTNYEVTFRVTNREFNVELTDRTSAKFRSLSAELEQEMDTTLRTSSVGNSILEIEVLSFSNGSINVAVLIKMDMKTTINQQQLLQSIKGRMAEGVLGKFQIDYSSIAIQDFDECQSPDLNKCHEKAFCTNTPGAYNCTCLKGYFGDGELVCHAPPFIWDSGQPISSGVEENVTLRCHARGYPKPTFFWITPEGGFVNATKSIYEFEIFDDDSKRVRGKMLQNDGSLLLFNTRVYDSGVYKCVAVNVAGKSEGSVNVTVTEDIVEVVVAITLEEEVFDAELENKSSARYQEMKENVEFELTKLFQDIEGFERVEILGFVNGSVKVRFRVIVKVDKTKEKEPSVIVQKVGKTLSVSVKEGKLGDYKVKPVVEFKEVPPPPKNVKYSDVTERDAMITWSHPELYNMYAINGYSLQFKKFGSQKWSEFVFTLGEDHRITDLEQDTPYFVRLKSENEFGRGLPSEGLELRTRKASTGMSGSAIALATVLPLLSLIILGLAAVLVYRRWKKRKERMNATDDRLPMNPITPGNQQQQFVTNEHFVQFSQDRYAPIPGVSPNEASTAIKAASFSWREIPPHQLTLGKILGEGEFGMVLKGELAEEDGSIVTCAVKKLKRSATESDFKDLLNELEIMCSVGKHPNLVNLIGACSANGPLMILVEFAEHGNLLSYLRENRKQNYENMNEYTLEISAAERLKIACDVCDGMSHLAAMKCAHRDLAARNILLAEGMVAKVSDFGLSRDIYTDNVYEKKTAGKLPAKWMAMESLEQGIYTSRSDVWSFGVLLWEIETGGCAPYAGMVVSELMEKLKSGSRLDKPRYCTDSLYAVMLRCWKANPQERATFDEMSEELHQMYQQTTEYLGPEEFKIEPDYVNTSVEDASSA from the exons atgtTATTGACCACAGAGGAAAAgaatttattgttagttttgtgTCCTTACCTTTGTCCTTTGAGAAATACCAAGGAAAGAATAGCTTGTATATTTCGTCCTTTGAGAACACTACCGTTGAGGTCTACAGTCCATTTCTCAGCCCAAAGCTACAACACTACACTGTATTTCCTAAGGACATTCGAGAAATTGTATTCCGTGGGAATCAACGCATGCAAGCTTATACTGGCAAGGCGAACAAGGGAATTCGCCTCAAGGCCGACAAAGAGATAAGCATGTACGGAGTAACAACTGCAAACGGTGTAGGCGAAGCGTTTCTTGTGTTTCCTGTGGATGTCCTTGATACGTACTATATCGTGCCTACTTTTCATCCAATATCCTCTTCCATTGTTCAAGTCACAGCCGCAGAAAACAACACTGAAGTCATATTCCGGCTTAAACTTGCCAGAAATGGTCAAGTTTATTATGGAAGTGTAAAATATCAAGACGGAGATGTTATAAATGTCACCCTTAATGCGCTGGAGGTGTTTCAAGTGTTAGGTGTATCAAGTCTTGAGGGTACTATGGTGACTTCATCTAAACCTATAGCTATATTCTCCGGGAATGACTGCACTTGGGTTCCTTACCCTTCTCAGACGTGCAATCAGCTTGTAGAGCAAATACCCCCTGTTCGAATCTGGGGTCAGCAATTTATAACCAGCCCGACGCCAAACAGCATGGGCGGCGACCTTTTTCACATCATAGCCTCCAGTAACAACACAGATGTTTACGTAGATAGAAGTCATGTTACATTACTTCAGGAAGGCTTTAGCCATGAGCTCAAAGCGCTTTGGAATCAGTCTGTGGTGATTTCCACGAGTAAGCCGAGTCTCGTAGTCCAGTATACCAAGGCTACAGGAAAAACTAGGAGCCCTGCAATGTCTGTTGTTCCGCCGACGGAATGGTCAGCTAATGACTTTTCCGTTTATGTGGAAGGAAGTGGCTCAGGAGGTTTTAACGAGGGAGGCTTTGTGAATGTTATCATTAACACTTCCTTGCGAAAAGGTCTTCGCGTGCAGGGACCTCTGAAAGATGTCCCTATGAACTGGAATACAGTTCCCGGAGGTTTCTCTCGAGTTTCTTTGAATTTAAGCCGCAGTGGTTTGTACCATGTTTTTCATAAAAATCCGCTTGCGAATTTTACGTCGGTTGTGTTCCTTAAAAGATCACAAAGTAAAAACGAATACAGATCTTCCTTTCCGATTGGTTTCAAATTCGACTTTGGCGTAAAAACAGGTTGCTCAGAGACAGAAACACGTGGAGGCGACAACATAGACAATGATTGTGATGGGAGAACAGACGAAGAACTAGCCAATGGCAAAGATGATGATGGAGACGGGCGTGTGGATGAGGATTTATTGACGCCGCCAATAGAAGTTACTATGCCAAAGAACTTTGTCTCTCCACCTTTGCTCGCGTGTAGCAAATCATTCGATGTAGCTTATCCATCGAAACCGGGTTTTTCTCCAGTGGTAAGAATGAGCGCAACGCAAGGTGTATGCGCTATGCGGGGTAATATAACTATTATGCATAAGGATAAGACTGTTAACGAATACTCTGATTCTCAGTGTATACGTGAAATTGAACGCACCTGGACGATACAAGATGCCTGTCAGAATGAAATAGTTCGCAGCCAGCTAATCAATATCTTTACTCCCAGGAATCACACTCTTCAAATGCCAAGAAATATGACTCTCATTTGTAGAAGTGCGAAATATCTTAAACAATTTTATACCGGCGAGGTTTCTCAGGGCGTTACCAGACCATGTAAAGGTCAAGTCAACATAACATTTATGCGTGAAAGATTTATTGGAAATTGTACCAGTGCCCTGGCGAAGCTGGAGCGCACGTGGAAGGTGGAAGAAATTTGTCGTAGGAGTAGAATGGTTACtcaaattatcactttggaaCCCAGAG CCCCACGAACCACTAATTATGAGGTGACGTTTCGCGTGACAAACAGGGAATTCAACGTAGAGCTTACAGACAGAACATCCGCAAAGTTTAGATCACTCTCCGCTGAGCTGGAACAGGAG ATGGATACAACATTAAGAACTTCATCCGTTGGAAATTCTATCTTAGAAATTGAGGTCCTATCATTTAG CAATGGAAGCATCAATGTTGCAGTTTTGATAAAGATGGATATGAAAACCACTATCAACCAGCAGCAACTTCTTCAAAGCATTAAGGGACGCATGGCGGAAGGGGTTTTGGGAAAATTCCAAATAGACTACTCGTCCATTGCAATACAAG ATTTTGATGAATGTCAGTCGCCGGATCTCAACAAATGCCACGAGAAAGCTTTTTGTACCAACACTCCTGGAGCCTACAACTGTACCTGCCTGAAGGGCTATTTTGGTGATGGAGAACTAGTTTGTCACG CTCCGCCCTTCATTTGGGACAGTGGCCAACCGATTTCATCAGGCGTAGAGGAAAATGTGACACTTCGCTGCCACGCCAGAGGCTATCCAAAGCCAACCTTTTTCTGGATAACACCAGAAGGTGGTTTTGTAAATGCCACAAAATCAATTTATGAATTCGAAATTTTTGATGATGATAGCAAACGAGTAAGAGGCAAGATGCTTCAGAACGACGGCTCTTTACTGCTGTTCAACACTCGTGTTTATGATAGTGGAGTTTACAAGTGCGTTGCTGTCAACGTGGCTGGAAAGAGTGAAGGCTCTGTTAATGTAACAGTTACTGAAG ACATCGTGGAAGTTGTTGTGGCCATTACTCTCGAGGAGGAAGTCTTCGACGCAGAATTGGAAAACAAGTCGTCAGCCAGGTACCAGGAAATGAAGGAAAACGTTGAATTTGAG ctgACGAAATTGTTCCAGGACATTGAAGGGTTCGAAAGAGTTGAAATTCTCGGATTTGT AAACGGCAGCGTAAAAGTTCGTTTTCGAGTTATTGTAAAAGTAGACAAAACTAAAGAGAAAGAGCCATCAGTGATTGTTCAGAAAGTTGGCAAAACTCTCAGTGTAAGCGTGAAGGAGGGAAAATTGGGCGACTACAAAGTGAAGCCTGTTGTTGAGTTCAAAG AGGTTCCTCCTCCGCCAAAGAATGTTAAATATAGTGACGTTACAGAAAGGGACGCCATGATCACGTGGTCGCATCCCGAATTGTACAATATGTATGCCATTAACGGTTATTCACTACAATTCAAAAAGTTTGGTTCACAAAAATGGTCCGAGTTTGTTTTTACTCTGGGAGAAGATCACAGGATTACCGATTTGGAGCAGGACACGCCATATTTCGTGCGTCTGAAATCAGAAAATGAGTTTGGAAGAGGACTTCCTAGTGAGGGTTTAGAGTTGCGCACGAGAAAAG cttCAACAGGAATGAGTGGTTCAGCAATTGCCTTGGCTACTGTTCTTCCTCTGCTATCGCTGATTATTCTGGGACTAGCTGCAGTCCTGGTATACAGAAGAtggaaaaagagaaaggaaaggaTGAATGCTACAGATGATAGGCTACCCATGAATCCAATCACGCCGGGAAAT cagcagcaacaatttgTCACAAACGAACACTTTGTGCAATTCTCCCAAGACCGCTATGCTCCAATTCCCGGCGTGTCGCCAAACGAAGCAAGCACTGCCATTAAGGCAGCTTCGTTCTCATGGCGTGAAATTCCACCTCATCAGCTGACTTTGGGTAAAATTCTTGGAGAAGGAGAATTTGGAATGGTCTTGAAGGGAGAGCTGGCCGAAGAAGATGGCTCCATTGTAACGTGCGCCGTGAAAAAGCTGAAAC GTTCTGCTACTGAAAGCGACTTTAAAGATTTGCTGAACGAGCTGGAGATAATGTGCTCAGTGGGGAAACATCCCAACCTTGTGAACCTGATTGGTGCATGCTCAGCTAATG GACCTTTGATGATTCTGGTTGAATTCGCTGAACACGGTAACCTTCTTTCTTATCTGCGTGAAAACAGAAAGCAGAATTATGAAAACATGAATGAATACACTCTTGAAATCAGTGCAGCGGAAAGACTGAAGATAGCATGCGATGTCTGCGATGGAATGAGTCATCTCGCTGCAATGAAG tgcGCTCATCGGGATTTGGCTGCGAGGAACATTCTTCTCGCGGAAGGAATGGTGGCAAAAGTGTCTGATTTTGGCCTTTCGCGGGATATTTACACCGACAATGTGTACGAGAAGAAGACCGCG GGTAAGCTTCCAGCAAAATGGATGGCCATGGAATCCCTTGAACAAGGCATTTACACAAGCCGAAGTGACGT GTGGTCTTTCGGTGTCCTTCTTTGGGAAATCGAAACTGGCG GCTGTGCCCCATATGCGGGAATGGTTGTCAGCGAATTGATGGAGAAACTGAAATCTGGGAGTCGATTGGACAAGCCACGATACTGTACAGATTCGCT GTATGCCGTCATGCTCCGTTGCTGGAAAGCCAATCCTCAGGAGAGAGCGACTTTTGACGAAATGAGCGAAGAACTCCACCAAATGTACCAACAAACAACC GAATATTTGGGGCCTGAAGAATTCAAAATTGAACCAGATTACGTGAACACTTCCGTGGAAGATGCGTCTAGTGCTTAG